A genomic window from Sporosarcina sp. Marseille-Q4063 includes:
- a CDS encoding YitT family protein, translated as MFNGVRVKNIIFILLGAAIFSFGLVHFNIQNELAEGGFTGITLILLFAFNWDPALMNLVLNIPMFIIGWKLLGRLVFIYTVIGTIAVSIFIKVFMIYQIDFHMQDDMVLVALFAGLFIGVGLGIIFRYGGTTGGVDIIARLGHKYLGWGMGKTMFLFDAFVILLSWVVYLNSRSMMYTLVAVFVGARVIDFVQEGAYAARGALIISGYHNEIATKITAQMDRGVTVLSGYGHFTKSDRQVLYCVVGRNEIVRLKNIIASIDEHAFVSLIDVHEVLGEGFTLDEQKRPINP; from the coding sequence ATGTTTAATGGAGTTAGGGTTAAAAACATTATTTTCATTCTACTAGGCGCAGCAATATTTAGTTTTGGCCTCGTTCACTTTAATATTCAAAATGAATTAGCAGAAGGCGGCTTTACTGGAATCACCCTTATCCTCCTCTTTGCTTTCAATTGGGATCCTGCACTAATGAACTTAGTTTTAAATATCCCCATGTTTATCATCGGGTGGAAATTGCTAGGAAGACTCGTGTTTATCTATACCGTCATTGGTACGATTGCTGTCTCGATATTCATAAAAGTATTTATGATTTACCAAATTGATTTTCATATGCAAGACGATATGGTTCTTGTAGCGTTATTTGCAGGACTTTTTATTGGCGTTGGTCTTGGTATAATTTTCAGATACGGTGGAACAACGGGCGGTGTAGATATTATCGCACGTTTAGGACATAAATACCTTGGATGGGGCATGGGAAAAACTATGTTCCTCTTCGATGCATTCGTCATCTTGCTTTCTTGGGTTGTCTATCTTAACTCCCGATCAATGATGTATACGCTTGTCGCGGTTTTTGTCGGGGCTCGTGTTATTGATTTTGTTCAAGAAGGCGCATATGCAGCAAGAGGCGCTTTAATCATTTCAGGTTATCACAATGAAATAGCTACTAAAATCACTGCCCAAATGGACCGTGGCGTGACAGTGTTATCTGGTTACGGGCATTTCACTAAATCAGACCGACAAGTACTTTATTGCGTTGTTGGCAGAAACGAAATTGTTCGGTTGAAAAACATCATAGCATCCATTGATGAACACGCCTTTGTTTCACTAATAGATGTCCATGAAGTTTTGGGTGAAGGATTTACACTTGATGAGCAAAAAAGACCGATTAATCCATAG
- a CDS encoding nucleotide pyrophosphohydrolase: MTNKTLLDLQDEVDTYINGFEEGYFPPMELLARLTEELGELSREVQHVYGMKKKKTGEAIRSLEEETGDLFFVLVCFANSQGISLEKALTSVVEKFKVRDANRWTIKEEQ, from the coding sequence ATGACAAATAAGACATTACTAGACCTGCAAGACGAAGTTGATACATACATAAATGGTTTTGAAGAAGGTTATTTTCCACCGATGGAACTCCTGGCTCGATTAACAGAGGAATTGGGAGAATTATCTAGGGAAGTGCAGCATGTTTATGGCATGAAAAAGAAAAAAACTGGAGAAGCCATCCGCTCATTAGAAGAGGAAACAGGGGATCTGTTTTTTGTTCTCGTCTGTTTTGCGAACTCGCAAGGAATCAGTTTAGAAAAAGCACTTACTTCAGTAGTAGAAAAATTTAAAGTTCGTGATGCAAATCGTTGGACTATAAAGGAGGAGCAATAA
- the dapB gene encoding 4-hydroxy-tetrahydrodipicolinate reductase: MTIRIAIAGARGRMGTAAVKALMDIEDMEVVAALDYKGEGLFLHGESLTDDASGIPVYTSFDHLANETKPDILLELTTPDTVFENMHKAITYGVRPIVGTSGLSLEQIEEITEFANKNKVGGIIAPNFSVGAVLMMKFAAMASRYLGDVEIIESHHDQKIDAPSGTATKTADMIKEYRKSHVQGHPDEKEHMPGARGASIDGIRLHSVRLPGLLAHQEVMLGSAGELLTIRHDSFDRSCFMPGIVMAIRNVMERNDLVYGLEHIIE, encoded by the coding sequence ATGACGATTCGAATCGCGATTGCCGGTGCACGGGGGAGAATGGGAACCGCGGCAGTGAAGGCATTAATGGATATTGAAGATATGGAAGTCGTTGCTGCATTAGATTATAAAGGTGAAGGACTTTTTTTACATGGAGAAAGTTTAACGGATGATGCCAGCGGGATTCCGGTTTATACATCTTTTGACCACTTAGCAAACGAAACCAAACCCGATATCCTTTTGGAGTTAACCACACCAGATACTGTATTTGAAAATATGCATAAGGCGATTACATATGGAGTTAGACCTATCGTTGGAACATCGGGCTTATCGTTAGAACAAATTGAAGAAATAACGGAATTTGCAAATAAAAATAAAGTCGGCGGAATAATTGCCCCGAATTTCTCAGTAGGTGCGGTTTTAATGATGAAATTTGCAGCGATGGCATCTCGTTATCTCGGCGATGTCGAAATCATAGAATCTCATCATGATCAAAAAATAGACGCCCCGTCGGGAACCGCGACTAAAACAGCAGATATGATCAAAGAATACAGAAAATCACATGTTCAAGGTCATCCAGATGAGAAGGAACATATGCCCGGCGCACGTGGTGCATCAATCGATGGTATAAGATTACATAGTGTTCGGCTGCCGGGATTACTTGCACATCAAGAAGTAATGTTAGGCAGTGCAGGTGAACTACTCACAATCAGGCATGATTCATTCGATCGTAGTTGCTTTATGCCCGGGATCGTAATGGCGATACGCAATGTAATGGAAAGAAACGATCTTGTTTATGGACTCGAACATATTATCGAGTAG
- the bshA gene encoding N-acetyl-alpha-D-glucosaminyl L-malate synthase BshA yields MKKLKVGVICYPSLGGSGVVATELGIMMANKGHEMHFITSSMPFRFLNAHPNMQFHEVTIEGYSVFKYPPYDIALANRIAQVIESEGLDLLHVHYAMPHAVSAALGKDMAGSDIGVITTLHGTDVTILGYDPALRNTVRYGINKSTIVTAVSESLKQDTINLIDPNKEIRVIYNFIDEETYVPRDAGTLRSDLGILEDEKVIIHISNFRDVKNIPDIVKSFHEITKTLDAKLLLVGEGPEKENIIKLVDELNLQDKVIFTGKRNDMSELLAISDVMFHLSSKEAFGLVLLEALACGVPSIATNVGGIPEVIEDGVNGFIVPYGNIDAAVEKGLLLLEDEELYAKFKRNGFITVKEKFHSSGIVDQYEELYYEVAGK; encoded by the coding sequence ATGAAGAAATTAAAAGTTGGCGTCATTTGCTACCCTTCTTTAGGTGGTTCCGGTGTCGTTGCAACAGAACTTGGAATAATGATGGCAAATAAAGGTCATGAGATGCATTTTATTACCTCAAGTATGCCTTTTCGATTTCTAAATGCACATCCAAATATGCAGTTTCACGAAGTCACAATCGAAGGGTATTCTGTTTTTAAATATCCGCCTTATGATATAGCGCTTGCAAATCGCATCGCGCAAGTAATCGAATCAGAAGGTTTGGACTTGCTTCATGTCCATTACGCAATGCCACACGCGGTGTCAGCGGCTCTTGGAAAGGATATGGCTGGTTCAGACATTGGCGTTATTACTACGTTACACGGCACAGACGTCACGATCCTGGGTTATGACCCTGCCCTTCGAAATACTGTCCGATATGGTATTAATAAGTCGACAATCGTTACGGCAGTTTCCGAGTCCCTTAAACAGGATACAATTAATCTTATCGATCCGAATAAAGAAATTCGTGTCATTTACAATTTTATCGACGAAGAAACTTATGTGCCGAGAGATGCGGGGACGTTGAGATCAGACCTTGGGATTCTTGAAGATGAAAAGGTGATTATTCATATTTCAAATTTTCGTGACGTGAAAAACATTCCGGATATTGTGAAAAGTTTTCATGAAATAACCAAAACGCTAGATGCAAAGTTATTACTTGTTGGAGAAGGACCCGAGAAAGAAAACATTATAAAACTCGTTGATGAATTAAATCTTCAAGACAAAGTTATTTTTACAGGAAAACGAAACGATATGTCAGAACTGCTTGCGATTAGCGACGTTATGTTTCATTTATCCAGTAAAGAAGCATTTGGTCTTGTTTTACTTGAAGCGCTTGCTTGCGGAGTTCCGTCCATCGCCACAAATGTTGGAGGAATACCGGAAGTTATTGAAGATGGGGTTAACGGTTTTATCGTTCCTTACGGAAATATCGATGCAGCTGTTGAAAAAGGCTTGTTGCTTCTTGAAGATGAAGAACTATACGCAAAATTTAAGCGTAACGGATTTATAACAGTAAAAGAAAAATTTCATTCTTCGGGGATTGTCGATCAATATGAAGAACTTTATTATGAAGTGGCGGGAAAGTGA
- a CDS encoding CCA tRNA nucleotidyltransferase: MAKIFDSSASYEVIRRLEIAGHEAVFVGGAVRDHLLKKTAKDIDIATSAEPDEVKAVFDNTIDVGIAHGTVLVLIENEAIEVTTFRTEGTYTDHRRPDHVHFVKTLREDLLRRDFTINALAMTKSGQIIDLFDGEKDLNERVIRAVGNQAERFHEDALRMLRAVRFSSVLDFDIEAGTLQAIHDNAHQIKHVSIERIKIELDKLFTGVNPMKALNILFSSQLGKELSLCTDKMEELKRALPFNTASEGWAFFATIAGITPSELANHFKLSNEERNFIKAVHKIYTKRLTSDYTINDYYLHGLPELKCAEKFFHATSEDSVTLTDLDIEANKNSLPIQSKQDLVVNGKDLIEWTGLSGGPWTGKWIGKIEQAVLHGKCENTLIDIKDWFMNDFKCEK, translated from the coding sequence ATGGCCAAGATCTTTGATAGCAGTGCGAGTTATGAAGTAATTCGCCGACTAGAAATAGCTGGACATGAAGCGGTTTTTGTTGGGGGCGCAGTGCGCGATCACCTCTTAAAGAAAACAGCAAAAGACATAGACATCGCAACTTCAGCGGAACCGGATGAAGTGAAAGCGGTGTTCGATAATACCATTGATGTTGGAATTGCCCATGGCACAGTGCTTGTTCTTATCGAAAATGAAGCAATTGAAGTGACTACCTTTAGAACAGAGGGAACTTATACGGACCATCGTCGACCTGACCATGTACATTTTGTTAAAACATTGCGCGAGGATTTACTGCGGAGAGATTTTACAATCAATGCACTTGCGATGACAAAGAGCGGGCAAATTATTGACTTGTTTGACGGCGAAAAAGATTTAAATGAACGAGTTATTCGCGCCGTCGGGAATCAAGCCGAACGTTTTCATGAAGATGCACTTCGAATGTTGCGAGCGGTCAGGTTTTCGTCTGTACTCGATTTTGATATTGAAGCGGGTACATTACAAGCGATCCATGATAACGCACACCAAATTAAGCATGTTTCCATAGAGCGAATAAAAATAGAACTAGACAAACTTTTTACGGGCGTAAATCCAATGAAAGCATTGAATATCTTATTTTCTTCCCAGTTGGGGAAGGAACTGTCACTTTGCACGGATAAAATGGAAGAATTAAAACGTGCGCTTCCATTTAACACTGCATCCGAAGGTTGGGCTTTTTTTGCCACGATTGCCGGGATTACGCCATCCGAATTAGCCAATCACTTTAAATTATCGAATGAAGAACGAAATTTCATAAAAGCTGTGCATAAAATTTATACTAAACGATTAACAAGCGACTACACAATTAACGATTATTACTTGCACGGTTTACCAGAGCTGAAATGTGCAGAGAAGTTTTTTCATGCTACATCTGAGGACTCTGTGACACTTACTGATTTGGACATAGAGGCCAATAAGAATTCTCTGCCCATCCAATCGAAACAAGATCTTGTCGTAAATGGCAAGGATTTAATAGAATGGACAGGCCTATCCGGTGGACCGTGGACAGGTAAATGGATTGGAAAAATAGAGCAGGCCGTATTGCACGGAAAATGTGAAAATACATTGATTGATATAAAGGACTGGTTTATGAATGACTTCAAATGCGAAAAATGA
- a CDS encoding biotin--[acetyl-CoA-carboxylase] ligase, whose protein sequence is MTSNAKNEFLKRLFEANGQPVSGQEIADEFGLSRTAIWKYVKDLEKDGYEIGSIRKKGYYLIAVPDRVNEANVKKHLKSTVFGQRIDYKDSCLSTQLIAHEEAQNGAPNGTVVISEEQTSGKGRMSRPWDSADGKGIWMSVITRPALTPQQAPQMTLVAAVAVTRAIEEVASVNPSIKWPNDILVDGKKVTGILTELQADPDRVKAIILGIGINVNQNEEDFPEELQSIATSLKMVSGKTINRAKLIAKTLEFLEHYTNLYVAHGFSPIKLLWEGYSNTAGKRIRAVMFNETIEGIAMGITEDGMLNLKLDDGSIRGIFSADIHFQ, encoded by the coding sequence ATGACTTCAAATGCGAAAAATGAATTTTTGAAAAGACTTTTTGAAGCGAACGGTCAACCGGTGTCCGGACAAGAAATTGCAGATGAATTCGGACTATCCAGAACTGCAATTTGGAAATATGTCAAAGACCTTGAAAAAGATGGTTATGAAATTGGATCCATTCGAAAAAAAGGTTATTATTTAATTGCGGTTCCGGATCGGGTAAATGAAGCGAATGTAAAGAAACACTTGAAAAGTACTGTTTTCGGTCAGCGTATCGACTATAAAGATTCATGTCTTTCAACTCAACTCATAGCGCATGAGGAAGCCCAAAACGGGGCACCGAACGGAACAGTCGTTATATCCGAAGAACAGACATCAGGGAAAGGAAGAATGTCGAGACCATGGGATTCGGCGGACGGCAAAGGCATTTGGATGAGCGTGATAACTCGCCCAGCCCTTACACCGCAGCAGGCACCTCAAATGACATTGGTGGCGGCGGTTGCAGTAACCCGTGCAATTGAGGAAGTTGCGAGTGTCAATCCTTCCATTAAATGGCCGAATGATATATTGGTCGATGGCAAAAAAGTAACCGGGATATTAACCGAGTTACAAGCAGATCCTGATCGCGTCAAAGCAATTATTCTGGGAATCGGAATAAATGTAAATCAAAACGAAGAAGACTTTCCGGAAGAGTTGCAATCAATTGCTACCTCTTTGAAGATGGTAAGCGGGAAAACAATTAATCGTGCCAAACTCATTGCAAAAACACTTGAATTTCTTGAGCATTATACAAATCTATATGTAGCGCATGGATTTAGTCCTATAAAGTTATTATGGGAAGGGTATTCAAATACTGCCGGAAAGCGAATTCGCGCTGTGATGTTCAATGAAACGATTGAGGGAATTGCCATGGGAATTACTGAAGACGGCATGTTAAATCTGAAATTAGATGATGGATCTATTCGTGGTATTTTTTCAGCGGATATTCACTTTCAATAA
- the panB gene encoding 3-methyl-2-oxobutanoate hydroxymethyltransferase produces MKTTADFIKMKKENEKIAMLTAYDYPSGKLAEEAGVDIILVGDSLGMVVLGYDSTVSVTVDDMIHHGKATRRGAADTFIAVDMPFGSYQGSNDRILQEAIRIFQETGANALKLEGAGEVINVIDLLSNTGIPVVAHLGLLPQHAGVVGGYRVQAKTAEAAEQLIRDARACEEAGAFMLVLECIPYQLAKEVSDAISIPVIGIGAGAETDGQVLVFHDTVQYGSHHIPKFVEKFADSGTVIRDGLKDYVNAVKEGSFPAEHHRFTMKEEELSALYGSNKGE; encoded by the coding sequence ATGAAAACTACAGCAGATTTTATTAAAATGAAAAAAGAGAACGAGAAAATCGCTATGCTTACCGCCTACGATTATCCTTCCGGCAAATTAGCAGAAGAAGCTGGGGTAGATATTATTCTAGTAGGCGATTCGCTTGGAATGGTCGTTCTCGGTTATGATTCAACGGTTTCGGTTACAGTAGACGATATGATTCACCACGGAAAAGCGACGAGGCGCGGTGCTGCTGATACATTCATCGCGGTTGATATGCCGTTTGGATCGTATCAAGGTTCGAATGATAGGATACTGCAAGAAGCAATCCGAATTTTTCAGGAGACTGGAGCCAATGCTCTTAAGCTTGAAGGTGCTGGAGAAGTCATTAATGTCATTGATCTTCTTTCGAATACGGGGATTCCGGTCGTTGCACATTTAGGTTTACTTCCTCAACATGCAGGAGTTGTAGGCGGTTACAGAGTGCAAGCGAAAACTGCAGAAGCAGCTGAACAGTTAATAAGGGATGCCCGGGCTTGTGAAGAGGCAGGCGCGTTTATGCTTGTGTTGGAATGTATTCCCTATCAATTGGCCAAAGAAGTATCGGACGCTATTTCGATTCCTGTCATTGGAATCGGAGCTGGTGCAGAGACAGACGGCCAAGTACTCGTTTTCCATGACACCGTTCAGTACGGCAGTCATCATATACCAAAATTCGTAGAAAAGTTTGCAGACTCGGGCACTGTCATCAGAGATGGTCTAAAAGATTATGTTAATGCTGTTAAAGAAGGATCATTTCCAGCAGAACATCACCGTTTTACGATGAAAGAAGAAGAATTAAGCGCTTTATACGGCAGTAATAAAGGTGAGTAG
- the panC gene encoding pantoate--beta-alanine ligase produces MKTIRRINELQELIDRNKRKNQTVGFVPTMGFLHAGHLSLVEQARKENDIVVMSIFVNPAQFGPGEDFEAYPRDEEHDAKLASEAGVDVLFMPNRDEMYPQNGGIQILPGAQAASLCGATRPGHFDGVLKVVLKLFNIVDPDHSYFGMKDAQQLAIIETFVRDFNLRTKIRRVPTIREEDGLAKSSRNVNLSKEERLVAPVIQKALKNGELLFHQGVPVKEIEREVANQITNNSSGLIDYVSLLAYPSLLPYTPKDKEAIIACAVKFEKTRLIDNIIMSTKG; encoded by the coding sequence ATGAAAACGATAAGACGAATTAATGAATTGCAAGAATTAATTGATCGAAATAAAAGAAAAAACCAGACAGTAGGGTTTGTACCGACAATGGGTTTTCTCCACGCAGGGCATCTCAGTCTCGTTGAACAGGCTAGAAAAGAAAATGATATTGTCGTCATGAGTATTTTTGTCAATCCCGCCCAATTCGGGCCCGGTGAGGATTTTGAAGCTTATCCACGGGACGAGGAGCATGATGCAAAACTCGCATCTGAGGCGGGCGTCGATGTATTATTTATGCCAAATCGAGATGAAATGTATCCGCAGAACGGCGGTATACAAATTTTACCCGGTGCACAAGCGGCTTCCCTTTGCGGGGCAACGCGTCCGGGACATTTCGATGGTGTCTTAAAAGTAGTCTTGAAGTTATTTAATATCGTTGATCCCGATCATTCATATTTTGGAATGAAAGACGCGCAGCAACTGGCTATTATTGAAACATTTGTGCGCGACTTTAATTTGAGAACGAAAATTAGGCGAGTGCCCACGATTCGGGAAGAAGATGGACTTGCAAAAAGTTCGCGCAATGTGAATTTATCGAAAGAAGAACGTTTAGTTGCACCCGTCATTCAAAAGGCTTTGAAAAATGGAGAATTGTTATTCCATCAAGGTGTTCCGGTAAAGGAAATAGAGAGAGAAGTAGCGAATCAGATTACAAACAATAGTTCAGGCCTAATTGATTATGTTTCTTTATTAGCTTATCCCTCGCTTTTGCCTTATACGCCTAAAGACAAAGAAGCAATCATTGCCTGTGCCGTAAAATTTGAAAAAACAAGGTTGATAGATAATATAATTATGTCAACAAAGGGATGA
- the panD gene encoding aspartate 1-decarboxylase, which translates to MFRMMMNSKLHRATVTEANLDYVGSITIDSDLLDAAGMLPNEKVHVVNNNNGARFETYIIAGEPGSGVICVNGAAARLVQKGDIVIILSYAYVSNEEAKKHKPTVLLMDKDNKIEEIIKEAPGITV; encoded by the coding sequence ATGTTTCGAATGATGATGAATAGTAAATTGCACAGAGCGACTGTCACGGAAGCGAACCTTGACTATGTCGGCAGCATTACAATTGATAGCGATTTGCTCGATGCCGCCGGAATGTTGCCAAATGAAAAAGTGCATGTCGTTAACAACAACAACGGGGCGCGCTTTGAAACATATATTATTGCAGGCGAACCCGGAAGTGGCGTTATTTGTGTAAACGGTGCCGCAGCACGACTCGTGCAAAAAGGCGATATAGTCATTATATTGTCGTATGCATACGTCTCGAATGAAGAAGCAAAAAAACATAAACCGACAGTATTACTGATGGATAAAGACAACAAAATTGAAGAAATTATTAAAGAAGCGCCGGGTATTACTGTATAA
- the dinG gene encoding ATP-dependent DNA helicase DinG, giving the protein MKTKTFAVVDLETTGHSSAKGDRIIQIAIVFIRNGEIAEKFVRFVNPGQKIPPFIRQLTNIADEDVENAPYFEEIAEEVRNLLEETIFVAHNTDFDLSFLQNEFKRCGLAEWSGRKIDTVELSKIIFPSSASYRLQDIAEDLDISLPAAHRADDDAEATSELLLACQEKLQTLPSATIELLHKKSFRLKTDLSALFYDALKDARNKSLPAEFSTFRGIPYRNIESGNKVQISHFDYPFDDNKKIELLKTAFPKFERRESQFRFMDTVQETLSEQSEIAAEVPTGIGKSIAYLIPAAIQSMETGKPVVISTYTNYLADKIVDEELKKLDLILGAKLKATVLKGREQYISLGKFEELLTISEQSYDETFTIMQILVWLTETRTGDLEDLNVSGGGQLFVDRIRKRSNRMAPDEYQADFHRRLVSECSSSNFIITNHSMLLADSNRSNRIFNSLSGLIVDEAHQMGQIAIRHNEIVFSYTNWKYIMGQVGSEAEGQLLHGLFSLSDRFEFANRSVKDGLLNSFARFVEAFDYATAVLSNYEPNAIRKQQGNRKVYPLTGMKSMKQHFNKVAVTISNYIDHAEAFITRLAKYENDMSRSELAYLSEWTYWIREIKIKAGEWVEIFLDDDLQNFTVWMEKDLRSIPGSLVIVKSPLESSIPIRKLIQQLNDDKTGIVWTSGTMSIPNYNRYIPEKLGVNDKVPLKTFEAPADFYDGAGVYIVEDMPEIQRVSQTDYIEAVTDAVIRTVMATGGRLFVLFTSQDMLRKTYDLITESEQLEEYALFAQGITPGSRMKLLKSFSQYQRSVLFGTSSFWEGVDVPGDALSAVVVVRLPFTSPEDPVFKARASILSDQGLNPFVHYALPEAVMRLRQGFGRLIRSSSDKGFFIILDRRIDTKSYGKQFLASLPDVPVKKVPLQVMVNELENCYNRLV; this is encoded by the coding sequence ATGAAAACAAAAACATTTGCAGTTGTTGATTTGGAAACAACCGGCCACTCGTCGGCCAAAGGGGATCGAATCATTCAAATTGCGATTGTATTTATTAGAAATGGGGAAATTGCCGAAAAGTTTGTTCGGTTTGTAAATCCTGGTCAAAAAATTCCTCCGTTTATCCGACAGCTTACGAATATTGCAGATGAAGATGTTGAAAATGCACCTTATTTTGAAGAAATTGCTGAAGAAGTGCGAAATCTTCTGGAGGAAACTATTTTTGTTGCGCATAATACTGATTTCGACTTGTCATTTTTGCAAAATGAATTCAAACGTTGCGGACTGGCTGAATGGTCTGGAAGAAAAATTGATACAGTTGAATTGTCCAAGATAATTTTCCCCTCATCCGCTAGCTACAGATTGCAGGATATTGCTGAAGACCTTGACATATCCCTACCCGCAGCGCACCGGGCCGATGATGACGCTGAAGCTACAAGTGAACTTTTACTCGCTTGTCAAGAGAAATTACAAACTCTGCCTTCAGCGACGATTGAGTTATTGCATAAGAAATCATTTCGTCTTAAAACGGATTTATCTGCTCTTTTTTATGACGCATTAAAAGATGCCAGGAACAAAAGTCTTCCTGCCGAATTTTCAACATTTCGCGGTATTCCATATCGAAATATCGAAAGCGGAAACAAAGTTCAAATTAGTCACTTTGACTATCCATTTGATGACAACAAGAAAATAGAACTACTAAAAACCGCCTTTCCAAAATTTGAACGGAGAGAATCTCAATTTAGGTTTATGGATACAGTTCAGGAAACGTTAAGTGAGCAATCTGAAATCGCCGCGGAAGTGCCAACAGGCATAGGCAAATCGATTGCCTATTTAATACCCGCCGCAATTCAGTCCATGGAAACGGGAAAGCCGGTTGTCATTAGTACATATACGAATTACTTGGCTGATAAAATTGTTGATGAAGAACTGAAAAAACTAGATCTTATACTCGGCGCAAAACTGAAGGCAACTGTGTTAAAGGGAAGAGAACAGTATATTTCATTGGGGAAATTCGAAGAACTCCTAACAATTTCGGAGCAATCTTATGATGAAACTTTTACAATCATGCAAATCCTCGTATGGCTTACTGAAACAAGGACAGGTGATTTGGAAGATCTTAATGTTTCCGGCGGCGGTCAATTATTTGTGGATCGTATTCGCAAACGATCCAATCGAATGGCTCCCGATGAATATCAAGCTGATTTTCACCGAAGGCTTGTTTCGGAATGTTCAAGTTCAAACTTCATTATCACAAATCATTCGATGTTGCTTGCCGATAGTAATCGTTCTAATCGTATTTTTAATTCGCTGAGCGGGCTAATCGTTGACGAAGCACATCAAATGGGACAAATAGCGATTCGGCATAACGAAATTGTTTTTTCCTATACGAACTGGAAATATATCATGGGCCAAGTTGGTTCAGAAGCTGAAGGTCAGTTATTACATGGGCTATTTTCACTTAGTGATCGATTTGAATTTGCGAATCGCAGTGTGAAGGATGGTCTATTAAATTCGTTTGCCCGATTTGTAGAAGCATTTGACTATGCAACGGCTGTACTCTCGAATTATGAACCGAATGCAATTAGAAAACAACAAGGTAATCGAAAAGTTTACCCGCTTACTGGCATGAAATCTATGAAACAACACTTTAACAAAGTTGCCGTAACGATATCGAATTATATTGATCATGCGGAGGCTTTTATTACCCGTTTAGCTAAATACGAAAATGATATGTCTCGCAGTGAACTTGCATACTTGTCTGAATGGACTTATTGGATAAGGGAGATAAAAATTAAAGCCGGGGAATGGGTTGAAATATTCCTTGATGATGACCTTCAAAACTTTACGGTATGGATGGAAAAGGACTTACGCAGTATACCTGGAAGTCTAGTTATTGTTAAAAGTCCTTTGGAAAGCTCGATTCCAATCCGTAAATTAATTCAACAGCTTAATGACGATAAAACGGGAATCGTCTGGACCTCTGGCACGATGTCAATCCCGAATTACAATCGCTATATTCCAGAAAAACTCGGGGTAAATGATAAAGTTCCTTTGAAAACATTCGAAGCACCCGCCGATTTTTATGATGGCGCAGGCGTTTACATTGTAGAAGATATGCCTGAAATTCAACGGGTATCGCAAACTGATTACATTGAAGCCGTAACAGATGCGGTGATTCGTACGGTGATGGCCACTGGTGGCAGGTTGTTCGTTCTCTTTACTTCGCAAGATATGTTAAGAAAGACATATGACTTGATTACAGAGAGTGAACAATTGGAAGAATACGCGTTATTTGCCCAGGGAATTACGCCAGGCAGTCGCATGAAATTGTTAAAATCATTCAGTCAATATCAACGTTCAGTATTATTTGGAACGAGTAGCTTTTGGGAAGGGGTTGACGTTCCGGGTGACGCACTTTCAGCCGTCGTTGTTGTTCGTCTGCCGTTCACATCACCGGAAGATCCTGTCTTTAAGGCTAGAGCATCAATTTTATCTGACCAAGGATTAAACCCATTTGTCCATTATGCGCTCCCGGAGGCTGTAATGAGATTGCGTCAAGGATTTGGAAGACTGATTCGGTCATCATCAGATAAAGGTTTCTTCATAATTCTCGATAGGCGTATTGATACTAAATCTTATGGAAAACAATTTTTAGCGTCACTTCCAGACGTGCCAGTAAAAAAAGTACCGCTTCAAGTAATGGTTAACGAACTCGAAAATTGCTATAATAGACTTGTATGA
- a CDS encoding DUF5590 domain-containing protein produces MLNWIKFITVFLIALTTVIVITVFYNANKPLAVSTEAASKAAIESGQLVSVNSVQPYNGTQSFMTVFGVDEKGEEIVVFVDDSVENGFKSLKVHDGITAKEAIQTVAEELTIDKILHVTLGIEEDEPVWEVAFTGDNGKLNYVYVFFESGQWWKRILNL; encoded by the coding sequence ATGCTCAATTGGATTAAATTTATTACTGTCTTTCTCATCGCATTGACAACCGTAATTGTCATCACTGTATTTTATAATGCGAACAAGCCATTGGCAGTATCAACAGAAGCTGCGTCAAAAGCAGCCATTGAATCGGGTCAATTAGTATCCGTCAATTCCGTCCAGCCGTACAATGGAACCCAATCATTCATGACTGTTTTTGGTGTCGATGAAAAAGGGGAAGAAATTGTCGTATTTGTAGACGATTCTGTTGAAAATGGTTTTAAGAGCCTGAAAGTCCACGACGGAATTACCGCTAAGGAAGCGATACAAACCGTTGCAGAAGAACTGACCATAGACAAGATTCTCCATGTAACGCTAGGGATTGAAGAAGACGAACCCGTTTGGGAAGTTGCATTTACCGGAGATAACGGGAAGTTGAATTATGTTTATGTGTTTTTTGAAAGTGGGCAGTGGTGGAAAAGAATTTTAAACTTATAA